The nucleotide sequence GCGGAACAGGTGAGATTTTTATTGAATAAAAGTTATAATACAAGTTTTTTAGGAGCTTTGTACCAGTATCTGTCTAACTCACAACCAAACTGAATATCATTTGAAAGATCTGGTAGCTCCAGGTGTTCCTGAACTAAAAAGAACTTGGCGAGTATGTATAGGCTAGAAAGTAGACgtaaacttgtgtgtgtgttagtcaaGCTGTTCAGAGGCATAGATGCTTGAAATCAGAGTCAGACGCTTCATCTTTGAATGCTGGACCAGGGCCAGATCAGCAAAAGAGAAATTGTGGGTGACACACTTAGGCAGCTGCACGCCAGGGTGCCTATTACACTCGGTTTGTAATACATATACCGTAActatgtttaaaaaatgaaagatgaaaagatgaggcatttaaaaatatgtttcatgtAAGTTGTAGCACTGGCCCTTGTTTTCAGGGCAGAACTGCTACCAATAATCCACCTCTCCCACATAGCACTCCTGGTCGAAAGTCACAGAGGAAAAGTGTCTGATTTGTGACAGGATACGGTGAAGATGGAAAGACTAGACAGATGATTCTTAGAATGAAACTGAAGAACCGCTGTTTGAGAGAACCTGATAGGTGAATTTTGACCAGTGAAAATTACATGTGATTTCTTAGAAGAACCAAGACTGCCTTCTAGTAAAGGAAGGTTCTCTGGATACCACATCCAAAATCTGATTGTGATGGTCAACTCTTTTGTCGTCATTATTtataacagaaataaacagaagtTCATTCTCCAGAGAGCCACACTTTTTGTCAATTTATTctctcagaaacaaaaaaatattttaatattttcacgAATAGCTGCATGGTTTGAGAGATGACATTTTGGACTAAAATATATCTCcaactattggatggattgcaATAAGATTTCATACACGTATTCAACATCTCCAGAGGACTAATCTTTATGAATGTGGTTATCCCATAGCATATCCTGTAGCAAGCATTAGCTTGTCGTTTGTGgttttgaaaaattaaaatgggATTGATTTCCATGAATTTCATATGGACACCATGTCCATCTCAACAGGATGTATGTCACTGGAACAAGACTAACAAACTACAGCCATGCTGTTAACCAAATTGTGTCACTTGAGGAAACATCCTCTGAGCATTAACATCTTTGATCAATTGTATGACTATCCAACTGATAATACTGAAGATTCTTTACTAAAAGCCAAAAATGGCAACTTGTTGCTAGAgctagaaaaaaaagtcagggaTCACTATGTTAAGTGGGATTCGTCCTCTGTGGACCATACAACTCCATATAAAGTTCCATGATAGTCTATCCATTGTTATTTAGATAGTATAGTCTGGAATGATTGActgatggacagagagacactaGCATGGCTAATAAAAGCAAAGATATTACTGGAGAAGTCAACCAGCtggtcaaacacaaatcaatgtCTTTGCCATTTCTCTCTAAACCTCTTtgcttatttttttcccttattTTCAGACTTCGTTCCCCCTTCGGGAGTGTTTGAGGCTGTTGGAGGAAACATTTCCCTTCACAGAGGAACAACAGGTATTGCCACAGCCTTCCCTCTTCCTTTCAGTCCATTCTGATGTGTCCTTGTTCAGCATCAAACTGTACTTATTTTACCACTTTTTATGTCCATCAGTTAAGTGATGTtggcggtggaggaggagatctGGGAAGTCACCACTCAGGCAGGGAGACCCTGCTGTCCCCCACTGATAACCCCACTTTGGACCTGGAGCTTGACTGGCAGGACTTGTTTGCTATCATGGAACCAGTGGTGAGTGGGAGATAGAACAAATGTGAAATTCCATTTAGCAAAAAAGATGATGCGATGATCAAGATACAAACAAAACTTGATTGGTTGTGTATCCTTTCTCTTCAGAACACAGATGTTGACCCAATGACATCATTTGACAACGTCTTAGAGTCAAGACCCCCTGGGACACTGCCTATTGAGTCGGAAACTTTGAACCTTAACTACAACAACCTTGAAAACGGCATAGCAGATGCTCACCAGGATGCCCAGCTAGTAGAAACTCCCCTGCAGCATGGTAATTCATTCAAATCAGGAGTTTGTTGTCAGAATTCATAGCGAggtatacatacatacacttgAACAACTCAGCTGAAATATTGATTCTTGACCTTGGAGACAGCGTTTTGCTGATAAAATTCTTAAAAGAAGGTCAAACTCATTTGTTTCTGAAGCCATCTACCACATCTCCTAGCTTTCCTCAATGGATAAAGTTGCTCATTTGTCTGGACATTGTTTAGTTGGCAAATTCTAGATGTAAACAATGTGATATTATCTAAATCATTGTTTTGATAATTGAGAAACTCCAATGAAAAATCTGAAGATCTGGTTGAAAGCGAGATAGAAATAAGttaaacatcaaatatttaatatttggaCCTTTTATAAAATATGGAAGCTAGACAATAAatcatcttgtttttatttcctcaatCTTCCATGAATGCTCATATGAAAAGTTCTGTTGCATATTCTATAatcgtttacattttacaaaataacctctctttctctctaggTTTCTTGTGGCCTCCTAGTCAGCCACAGCTGGAGCCAGCCCTTCTCCCCCTCACTCCCAGTGCAGAGTTGGATGATCACAGTTCAGCCTTCAATACATGGGATGTTTCGAAAAACTCCAACGTGAATACCTTACACAGGCCTCCAGATCACACGGATCTCTTGGCAGAGGAACCTTCAGAAGATTTCTCTATGGGACAAAATGCAGATGATAACTTGAGTACCTTCAACATTGACATGTTAGCTCAAGATCCAGTGGATAACATGGAAGAAAGTGTAGAATATGCTCTCTACCCTGGAGACCTCGCTAGCTTTAACGTTAACTTTAATTCACGCGACTTAGCAGCTCCCAGTCCTTCCCTGTCCCCAGAGAGGGATGATATGACCCAGAACCTTTCGATATCATCCTCCAGTGCCTTTCTAGTTGATGAGGAGGATGTTGGTGATGATGATCTCCCTGGCCAACTCAGTGACCTCCTAGAGGATGCTGCCATCCTGGATGAGATGAGATTGTTGGACCTGGCTCTGGAGGAAGGATTCAGTCCAGAGATGGCAgcccagctggaggaggagggctaCCTTGAGTCTGAAATAGCCAAACATGACACTGACAGGGATGGTGATCACTCTACCACGGATGTCACAGAGGATCAGAGTGAACCAAGAACACATCAGCAAGGTAATATAATAAGGAGCCAACTAATTGtttcaactttctttttttattacaaaatgtaCAACATGAACGAATATAATACATTTGACTCCTTATTGTAAAAATCATAGAACTTACATTGATCTTTGTTtctagatgatgatgatgaggcagAAACCGACTCTGGTCTCTCCCTGGACTACAGCTACAGCCCTGCTTCTCCATGTGCTTCTGAGGCCTCATATTAttcatcttcatcctcgtcTGCATCAgactcctcttcatcctctatGTCAGATATGGAAAGTCCCTTCTATGAAGACAAGGACGAAGATGCTGAGGAAGGAGTTGCTTCAGATATGGAAGTGGAGGTGACCATaaagcaggaggagctggatgaggaggagatgggggCAGTAGGAGGAGGGTATCCTGAAGATATTAAGAATCTCTTCCCTGTTAACTATGGTGATCACAAGCTGTTAAATGGTTTTGCTTGGCTAGAGCAGATTGACCATGATCACACGTATAACCAGCCCTGGCCCTCCGCCTCCTCTCCATCATGCAATATACCCgccaaacacacaaaatcctCTCCACAACATCCCAACCCCAGGACCTACCACTACTCCTCTTCCAGACACATCTCTGAGGCCAAAATGCGGAGCCGAGATGAACGACGTGCACGAACCTTGAAGATCCCTTTCTCCAGCGAGCTGATAATTAATTTGCCAGTGGAAGAGTTTAATGACTTGCTGACGAATTATAAACTCAATCAGGAGCAGCTCAGCCTCATCAGGGACATACGCCGCCGTGGTAAGAACAAGATAGCAGCCCAGAACTGCAGGAAGAGGAAACTGGATGTGCTGCTGGGACTGGAGGACAATGTGTCAGGTTTGAGGCGCCGCCGTTCGCAACTGCTCCGAGAGAAACAGGACGCCCTGAGGAATCTGCAAGAAATGAAACGCAGACTGGGCACCTTGTATGAGGAAGTCTTTTCCAGGCTGAGGGATGAGGAAGGAAGGCCACTGGATTCAGCAGAGTACTCTCTTAATTTTGGGCCCAATGGTAGTGTCATGGTGGCCTCACACCAACAAGAAGGATGGGGGCCACTGACAGGAGAAAAAACAAGCAAGAAACAAAGGAACAAGAAGAAGTGAGGAGGGAATATTCTTGGATGTTTTGGACATTTGAAAATACAGGGCGACTTGTGATTCCTTTGCGGAATGATGTGGTGGGATAAGGGATTCTTTATTTGGTGTTAAATGAAGATGCTAAAGGAGAACATTAAATCCTCAATACCCAAGGTCCATGGGGTGTTATAAATCCCTGATAAGTGGATGGCTGGAGAGGGAATCAAGACAAAGAGGTTTTcctgatgatgttgatgatagGGCAACCTTTACTCCAGGATGAGTTGCTCTCCATTCTTCACTCTAAACTTTTTTTCTACACTGGAAAAGGAGTTGCATCCAACTCTTGACAGGCCTGGGATAAATTTGGGTCGTCAGTACTCATTGGGCTCTAAATAACAGACAATTGATGACCTGGGACCATcattacaaaataaacagttttatgCCTATGCAAAACCCTGATTCCCTTCACATCAGCTGCCCGCGTGACTGGACCATCCAGCAGGCTGAGAGCCGGCTGGACCCTGGCTGTCAGCTAATTCAGCCAAGTGCAGACACCACAGTGACTGAGCCACCAAAGATAGATTGCTGGTTTCACTTCAGTGAAGCAGAAGGACAGATGATTGACGTGGCAGCACAAAAAACACCATTGTAAGATGTATGATGGATAAATCGAGAAGAAGGTGGGATTTGTAACCATTCCTCACGTGATTCAGCTTTGAAGAAAGCAAGTGATGGAAGAAATGAAGAATTTAGTGGACATGGAGCTTGCAGCCCCACACCTGGCCACTCACAGCCGATATAGGCTGCTGGATCCTCCCTCCAATTTACTGTTGTATTTAAGGGGTACAAAGTAAACTCTAACAAACTCAAACTCACAAATATTTAAGGCTTCTTGGATTTTGGAATCACAGAtgttcttttgctttttttgttaTACACCGTTTAACTGAATGAAGAATGATTCATTTTTCTGAAGTAGTTGTCggcattgttttcttttttcctgaaagcATGATAGCAGTGGGTTTTAACTGTgccttttttatatatatatggatttgtgtttttacaaattTCAGTGTCTGTGAAACTGTAGAACTCCTGTTGCCTGTTCCAAAGAACATAGCAGGAGTCTGTTTTTTCCAAAtgtggcgggggggggggccctGCCATTAATGAAACCTACTGTCAATCATCATGGGAATGGAAATGTATGTCAAATGCCACAAATACTCACAAGTATCAatttgaagacaaattcagTAGAAGCGACAGATTTATAACATCAGATTCTAACACTCCAAGGATAGTGAGGTACTTGGTACTGTAAAGTTGGTTCTGGTGGTTGTACACATAGCTGAGCAAGACAGAACTCATTGGAGAGCAATTATTAGTACATGGAATTGGCAGCAGTTTGACCTCTTGGTGCTATtaaactttgaaataaatgtactgGCAAAGTCTTTATTCAAAGATAGAAGTGAAAACGAGTTTCTCAGGAATGAGCATGGCCAGAACACGCTAGTATTTTTTCCCCCTACacaatcaaaacacattttcagtttgtgataCAATAATTTTATGCTGTTTCATTTACTCTTATGACAGAATcatttatagagcacttttaaaaatactcaagacactttacaaatgaaaataaagttcatACTTGATGCCTCACTTGACCGATAATTCCTCTTTTCAAGTGTTCAAGGTATTTGCACGTCACcttttgtaaaattaaaaactattaattcCTTCTCTCGTGTTTACAAGGTTAGCAAAACAGGTATCAGCGCAAGTGTTGCCATTTGCTGTTGTTCATTATAACTGGGTTTGTATTTAAATGCTGAATGGTCTTTATatttagcacttttctagtcttggtgACCACTTAagacactgtcagcacagccgtcaggggcaatttggggttcagcattaTCTTGCCCCCAGGACACTTCGGCACGTGGGATCGAACCGCCACCCCTCTGGCTAGAGGTCGATCTGCTCAACCTCCTGGACCACAGCCACCCCACTGAGCTTCAGGTATGTGTATAACCAGGTCAGTTGGCAGAGCTTGGcagtcacatttttaaatatactcTTGCATTGGGTGCGGACTGGCTTTATACATTCAGGTAACATTAAAACTGATATCATGTTGATACTGACGAGGagtttttaataatgtgacatactcacacttgttttgtttgacacGAATGGCAGCACAAAACAAGGGCTGGTTTTAACCATGACACAGCTCCTGAATGTTCTCATAGCTATGGTGGCTGATTTTCTTGCTGTATGCCATTAAAAAGAAAGCATTTGAGACACCACAGTACAAATagttatgaaaacaaaaaaactttattgtccaaaacagacaaaataagaTCAGCCTGACAGTGACAATCCACGTGAAACCAATATACAAGCAACAAGATAACACAAGCTAATCTGCTAAACACTGAGAAAAGTTTCAGAGACAAGATAGAAAAGCTAAGTAGCGGACCCAGATACGGCTAATTCAATCCCTTCCTGTCAAGGGGGAGTCTGAGTGCAGGATATTTTAGTCATAATACTGATGTACACAGTGAAGACATAAGCGCCTGGAACAACTAGCGCTTGTACAGTTACACAAACTTTGGTGAAAAGATTTTTAAGATTGACATTTAGACCTGGAATTTGGACCcagatgaaaagacaaaaacagatgttgccgtttcccacagaattaattAAGAAGACGTTGGTGGTAACAAGGGGAGCACTGCTCACACATAAAGGTCACTCACACGCAAGAGATTCAcggtgacagacacacagaccaaAGAGTGACATAAGTTCTCGCGTGAGTTAAAGAACTGCATTGCATGCCACAGCTGCTGTGTGGACGGTGGACCATAGTGCAAGCTAGCAGAAGCAGGACAGCGCGAGCAAGTGCTCTGAAAATAGTGCTGTAAATTCGGCTGCACACAGAGTCAGATCTCTTTTGTTATTATGacaagtttaaaaaacatttctggttGGGGAACACTGGATGTGGTACCAGTTAAATGTATAATGAGTATTCAGACTGTGTAGAACAGTAAGAATGTGAACATTCTTACTCAATCTGTGGTCACTTGTGCCATCTTATATGCAACTTACTGCTTTATGTAATTTTATACCTTCCTAAACATGTCACACGTGGTTAGGGTTCTTTAAAAATGACCAAATTCTGTGGGAAAAGGgtcactttatttaaaaatagcTGCTCTGTCAAGGGTTGTGATGTGACGCAGTGTGAAGTGAAGCAGAGATAACATCCACTGGgaatagaaaaatataattacggaaatatatttttctcttcaAGATAACTCAAAGCAGGAAAAGGCCACCCATAGTAAACCGTTAGGGGAAAGGAGATTTGAACTTGCTAACCTAGGTCCGCTAACAGAGTGAGCTACAATATTAGCTTTAATAGAGTATACCTGGAAATAAGCACAGCCGGGCTACATTCAATATGAAGTGATTATATTGATCATGCAGAATTCAAAAGCTCTATCCTATTATCCTATTAGCAAATATGACAACGAGTGTTGAACATAGGACGATCTGCAAGCAAGAGGAACCAGGAGCTACTGAAAATTTGCCGAGTCATTATGTCTTGAGTGTTGCCCGGCAAGTGCAAGCTAAAATAATACAGCCTAGAAAATACACGTGTGAAAAGATTATAAACAAGGTCGTGGAAATGaagatatttataattttttattttatcctccATGGGCAGGAGAACACAGTTGTATTTGATATTGAGTGCCTATCCACTGAGTGATGGGACATTGACCTCATCAGGGAACCTCCACCTAACCAGCCAAACAAGCCGCTCTCACCACCTCATCAGCCAAACGAGAGGCAGACCGTAGATCTATAAACCAACTAGAGCCAATGACTCACAGTGACAGCTGAATTCATCACTGGTGTACAACACAACAGCTTCACCTTGCACTGTGAATACAAATACAGGAGGCATTCAAAAAGATTGGTCACCTGTTCTACCTTGTAGAAGAAACAGACACTCCAACATAACGATTGTTATCTGACCAAAGCAGGATTTCTGAAGCcattacagacatttttttatccACTGACTACAAATTCACAGATActcatttgttttgtgacaAAATGTACACAGGACCATACGGTCATATACCATATTCTGTCCCATACAGTTCAAAGAAAACCATTTGTCTGGTGGAAAAATGCTAAAATTACAGTTTCAAAACATCTTTGGTATTTCTGTTCTTcaactttgttttgtttccagggTGACATATGCCAAAACTGATGTATTTGCAATAAGCTAATATTTGTCTGGTTAATAGGTTTTAGATCTTTTTTGGGTGCTTTTAAAAAAGATCGACAGCCTGGCAGTGTCCTTTCTGTACAATGTGTTTCTATCTGAAGGATCATGAGTTGGTACTCGACTCATCTCCCCTCTAATCTTTAGGTTAAAGGGCATCTCAACTTCTTCAGGCTGGAGGTGTTAGTTTGTCTGAGCCAGTACTACACTGCTATGAGAAGCTGCTACATGCAAGTCTTCAATTGAGGTCAAATAGTGTACCCATCACTCAGTGGAAATGACAACCAGCCAGCTGCTGATCTGTCTGACGCAGTTCAGTGTGTACACACACCAGCCATTTGACAGGTCACTACCCAGCTTCAGATCCACCGAACAAACAGCTAAACTCACTTTAGAAGTTCTGGGATCaaatctgccacagctaccaggAAATGAACTTAAGTCTGTGCACTTACATTAAACTCACTCTGTATATTGTAACAGATCAACagatttacattcacaaaaaattACACGTTTGCCAATGAACCTCCATAATATGAGCACAAAGAACTAAGCTCAGGTTTgataaaagttttaattttaaaaaatttaaaaaaaactaacaggAAGCAAAGTACAAGCTGGAGCTTTGTCCATGGCTACAATGACGAATAAAAGCTGTCAGgtatttgtaaaaacaaaaaacaggttAACCACACAACTGCAGGACATCTGAACACTGGCTGGTTGGCTGCCCAATTGGCTGGTAGGACACGTAAAGGCCAAAGCCAACAACTGGTCTTTTCACATAACGATTGTATCTAGCTAGTCTGAAATGTACAGTCCTTTGATGTGTGGGGGTTTCAAATGTAGAACTGCGATAATGAGAACGCAGGTGGCACAAAGAGAACATATACTGTAAGAGAAAAGGTTTCTGTCCATTCTTTAACTACTCCATAACACCTCACTTCTTTCCCATTCAAAAGAAGTTCCCTCCGGTGTATTCTGACAAAACAGGGAGGGAAGTTTGTTCTCTCCAAACCACCACAATCCACTTCACCCTCCTATCTAATACAGGACGTCTAAATAAGGACCAGTGACTGAGAGGAGTGACAAACTTGCCAGCCACAGCCAAACACCCGGCTTGCTTCTCACATGAATGCATGTATTAAAGAGGTAGCTTGACAGCCTGATTTGTATCCCTGTTATTTCCAGCACCAAGCACTTGTCACCAAATGTAGGAGACAAACACTTTTTTCATAATTTCACTGGATTCAGTTCAATAGTTTGAGacgacaaagaaaaacactagCAGAACAAAGGCACCGACTCCCACTAAGTGACATGCTCTTGGTGAGGGAAGTAAAGCAAAGGGGAGGAACTTAAGTGTCAACATACCTCTTTAAAGTGTTTCAAACATGTTCAGTTGACACACAAGTGGGAGCATCTTTTGAGGAAAGCAGGGCTGTCTCCTTCCAGGGCAGGAAAACacacttcttctctctctctcagctacATTGGCAGTTCAATCCCAATGATTTcggattttttttcaaatcactttCTCTGCCAAAGTGGCTGCAAGAGTCTACTAACTTGGACAACAGTTCACCAGTATATAGTTGAAGTTGATTTTCTGCCCTACAACTGCCTCCTCATCCTCTACTCATctagtcttttttctcctcctccttcttctcctcttcctctgtgggGTAAGAGTGCCAGGTGAGGCGTTCCTCATAGAAAGAGATGACCACCTGGGGACATTTAACATTGGCCTCCTTGGCTGGGACGAGGTCCGCCTCATCTGAATTCTTcctgtatttttaatttgaaagaaaaaatataaaggcagaggagagaaagaaacaacgTGAGTGTAGTGACAGGACTGGACTTCATCAAAAAAACTATTGACATATAGTGATTTTCTAGACCAGTCCTTTATTTTGATATACTTTCCTCCATTACTAGTGAACAGGGATACTACAACCggcacaatataaataaaatttactGTCATTGCGATATCAATATATGTGCGAAAAATGGTGTTCCTAGTGACATGCATTCATGTgctgcatgtcaatatatttggccaatcagatggagccctACTGCCCTAGATAATACATTAATGAATACAAATCACTGACAGGCCTGTCCTGTGAGGGATACAAAAATGACACAAgtaggaataaataaataaatgcaggaaTTAGTGTTGTAACGATCCCAAAAGGTTTGTTTCGATAACGCAAGTCTCTCTATTTAGCCAGTGGCACCAGACAtcggtaataaaaaaaaaaaattggtcgACAAATTATGGTGATAAATTTGTCGTAGCAGAGGGTTTCATTAGTTTGTGAGGCTACCAGTAGTGTGCAGGCTAATCCTGGGTCTGAGATTCATCACCAGTGACATTTATGTTCATTATTTCCATGCTCAATAAAATTGTAGTTCatcttttaaaggtccagtgtgtaagatttagggtgaaagggatctattggcagaaactgaatataaaataaccctagtgatgttttccatttaaattgcacaaattgttttctttacccaagaatgggccctttataattaaatattgtttatttacaccaggagcgggtcctctctacagagactgccattttttttttacagtcatccaaactggacaaactaaaacctttggagtttttatgacaactgaaggctaccacagtttgtctttcatgttAGGATGGGGAGGGTAAttggaggggtgttcagctgcaacatgacactttaacacttaattctacacactgagcctttaagagttttcttgttgtttgttttcatgtagcCTTCATTTTATTGCATTAGGCTATATGTGTGGATTATTGTAAAGATCTAGATCATCACTTGTCAACTTTAACACATAAGTCATATAGTCATTTGAACATTCAACAACTTTATCGCATACCACATGATTTTATTCAATGTATATATTTTACCACTAATGGCATACATAATGGTGTTTTCTACCCGTCCAATACAAAAAAGTTGATCAATAAGTGTAAAAAGTGGTTTGGGAGAGGCCAAATTGGACAAATTGGGAGTGTTCTTTTAACTATTTAAAGTATTTCTTCGATTTCAGAGCATCCACAGGCCCTTTTCTTTTGTGGTTCACCTTTGTGTTGTCATTTATAAATTGCACGTATTGACCGATGGCATGAACAAAAGACAACCGACACACAGCAACCGCAGCCAGTAATGTCCAGTGTGTTATGGGGGTCAACGGTGAAGGCTTTTGAGATTGACTATGTTGATCGCTATTGACaggtctgtgtttttttgtgtgaaaacaagaatGGCTGTAGACTAGTTTAGATGTCCTTAACCTGCATTTGATTCTTCAGTTCTGATAACAAGACCCACCACTTCATGAGGAACATCAGTTCTCCACTCGAGTCTGTCGCTCCAATAATCCTCTCCGGCTGCAGACCTCTACCAAAACCTCTGGCTTTCTCCCCCtggagacaggaagtaaaagaaCACAAGAATGACTAAAGCTGAAAAAAATAGACTGGCAGGAGACCATGTACCTAGAATGAGCATTAAAGCGCTGTGTGCTGATAAGTAATCTGACTGGCTGCTGGGATAGTCTGAGGCAACCTCTCTCAGTCATTtacctcctccttcttcttcttactCCCTCGTTCTGCTGAGTCTCCTGTGGCCTCGGTGGGAGCTTTCctcttgctttctttctttttctcctccttctctttgtgtttctgcatgtaCTCTGCGATAAGGTCAGGACAGTCCAAGTTGTCCTCTGGCTCCCAGGTATTGTCCTCGCTGGAAAAGGCGCACACACAAATTGAAGATGCTTTGATTACGATGCTTTGAAACtcaaaattataaaaattatATATGCTTACTGCACAAGTTGATTTGTTGATACCTGGCAATATTAGAACACTAGTACTGTGCACACATTACAACTCAAACTGaaaatttaaatgaagaaaatccACCTGGAACCATAACATCCAAAAACATATCCAGACAGACTTGTACTCACTCTGAGAACCCCTTCCATTTCAACAGAAACTCCACTCTGCCCTTCATAATCCGGCGGTCCAAAACCTTCTCCACCACAtactcttcctcttcctcctcctccgctgctgctgctgcagcagcttctgccaCGGCtggaactgctgctgctgctgctgctgctggtggtggtggtgctgctgctgctgctgctgctgctgctgctgctgcaggtgctgcaggctgctcctcctcctcggccTTCTTGCCTTTCTTTGCTGCTACGGTCGCCAGCTTGACGTCTGCTGAGGGAGCCTCTGCTGAACCAAAAGGGAAACAAGAAGAGACGGTAATGAAATGATTAcaacttaagctgctttcagcatgccctgaactctggagaacctccagacattctccaggGGTGAATGTGAAAGGAAATATGAGAATGCAAAGGTCCACGTGGGAGCCTCAGAGTTTCTCCACCCAGTCCCCTAGTAAAAACTCCAGAAGGAGTCAGTGTAAGAAGACAGCAGGGGATCCTCTGGAGAATTCACTGCGAGCGAGTGGGTGTgctgatgtttctaacacacggCAGACACAAAAGTGaagagaacaaaaagaaaacgcaGAGGCGGACGGCAAGAGAACTTTAGGTGAAAAGATTTAACACCGGTGTCGATATACTGTAAACAGAAACTTTATGTCTGGCCTCCGACATGCTGCACCAACCCTCCCCTGAATCCTCTCACAGAATTTTGGGTTGTGGAGAATGGGTATGCGAATCTCCCactgcattgttcatgtgtgaatgaCAAAGTCCGTAGAACGTCCAGACCCGATTCTGCGGACGTTCTCCGGACTCCGTGTCTGAAAAATGCTCAAGTGTTCTAAGTGAACTATACTTGAGCATGTTTTAAAGCAAGGATTGATAATGTTGGAAAAgctagctttaaaaaaaaatgcagctgaCACATCCCACCCCTACCATCTGATCA is from Paralichthys olivaceus isolate ysfri-2021 chromosome 5, ASM2471397v2, whole genome shotgun sequence and encodes:
- the LOC109639938 gene encoding endoplasmic reticulum membrane sensor NFE2L1-like, which translates into the protein MLYLKKYFTEGLIQVAILLSLCGVRVDVGLEPYLPPSLQEMIMGQTAALTQTQFHNLRNRLEDGQGLHPKNVDLDGFFTTRRLLGWVRSLDRLEIPHAELETWLVQREPDPLPIECPVQTSLLERAPARVERDLSGLTVEPRPGLGTLQEEMEAEDKEEEIHDELYHSGDLDESGEEEKDEEEDMAMMHRHYMRTVGGGRTEGSDSRANNRELNIDNEAEQTSFPLRECLRLLEETFPFTEEQQLSDVGGGGGDLGSHHSGRETLLSPTDNPTLDLELDWQDLFAIMEPVNTDVDPMTSFDNVLESRPPGTLPIESETLNLNYNNLENGIADAHQDAQLVETPLQHGFLWPPSQPQLEPALLPLTPSAELDDHSSAFNTWDVSKNSNVNTLHRPPDHTDLLAEEPSEDFSMGQNADDNLSTFNIDMLAQDPVDNMEESVEYALYPGDLASFNVNFNSRDLAAPSPSLSPERDDMTQNLSISSSSAFLVDEEDVGDDDLPGQLSDLLEDAAILDEMRLLDLALEEGFSPEMAAQLEEEGYLESEIAKHDTDRDGDHSTTDVTEDQSEPRTHQQDDDDEAETDSGLSLDYSYSPASPCASEASYYSSSSSSASDSSSSSMSDMESPFYEDKDEDAEEGVASDMEVEVTIKQEELDEEEMGAVGGGYPEDIKNLFPVNYGDHKLLNGFAWLEQIDHDHTYNQPWPSASSPSCNIPAKHTKSSPQHPNPRTYHYSSSRHISEAKMRSRDERRARTLKIPFSSELIINLPVEEFNDLLTNYKLNQEQLSLIRDIRRRGKNKIAAQNCRKRKLDVLLGLEDNVSGLRRRRSQLLREKQDALRNLQEMKRRLGTLYEEVFSRLRDEEGRPLDSAEYSLNFGPNGSVMVASHQQEGWGPLTGEKTSKKQRNKKK
- the LOC109639930 gene encoding chromobox protein homolog 1-like, producing MKGRVEFLLKWKGFSDEDNTWEPEDNLDCPDLIAEYMQKHKEKEEKKKESKRKAPTEATGDSAERGSKKKKEEGEKARGFGRGLQPERIIGATDSSGELMFLMKWKNSDEADLVPAKEANVKCPQVVISFYEERLTWHSYPTEEEEKKEEEKKD